One window from the genome of Scatophagus argus isolate fScaArg1 chromosome 13, fScaArg1.pri, whole genome shotgun sequence encodes:
- the samd7 gene encoding sterile alpha motif domain-containing protein 7, translated as MTPREQLRKMTALGEQGPLDEKHWYRLVNGMSAGELRQRQELIMRNQMAMAPQILAQSQQRLQGVPAQFEPRFMERELVPPTEMVPSEARQMHMGPHLGPPLPPHANVLPGRAFPGAAGYGFLPTEPMETVARRQELIHKQNIARMEMNAILHQKELENAHQKGLMGIDNPMSYPHNPMAFRGRQRMPEGHDVFVHRPTLDELHSNSILMSASPYPPISTLHRERGRRAGRRPTTHKSAESHVANLKGQTEDKSVEESPGATSGEEKEVEAKGDVGEECTNSKGLHQAKIDSELATGSRKNYKEGEPGLRKACVNSQDGCSDVANSGTNDKDISSQCSAFQEKFMYPSAGGALTGLPYMFPVPGNGFLPPGPPNLFLNGDEVSEDIRKWTVNDVYNFINGIPTCSEYAQTFKDHMIDGETLPLLSEEHLLDTLGLKLGPALKIRSQVSRRLGNMLYMTNLPLSTGTLQATPEKPGDRSPEIGSPVNCNSEEMLASPGDPDVLKATEHLHEAENNSPPSASSETV; from the exons ATGACCCCACGGGAGCAGCTGAGGAAGATGACAGCGCTGGGGGAGCAGGGGCCTTTGGATGAAAAGCACTGGTATCGTCTGGTCAACGGCATGTCAGCTGGag AACTGAGACAGAGGCAGGAGCTGATAATGAGGAACCAGATGGCCATGGCCCCGCAGATCCTCGCACAGAGTCAGCAGAGGCTACAGGGGGTCCCAGCACAGTTCGAACCTCGCTTCATGGAGAG GGAGCTCGTTCCCCCCACTGAGATGGTACCATCTGAGGCTAGACAGATGCACATGGGACCTCACCTGGGTCCACCTCTGCCTCCACATGCCAATGTCCTGCCTGGGAGAGCTTTCCCTGGAGCGG ctggCTATGGCTTCTTGCCCACGGAGCCCATGGAAACGGTTGCACGGCGACAGGAGCTCATTCACAAGCAAAATATAGCTAG AATGGAGATGAATGCCATCCTGCATCAGAAGGAGCTGGAGAACGCCCATCAGAAGGGACTTATGGGAATTGATAATCCTATGTCGTACCCTCACAACCCTATGGCGTTCAGAGGACGTCAGCGCATGCCGGAAGGCCATGATGTCTTTGTCCACCGTCCCACCCTGGATGAACTGCACTCAAACAGCATACTCATGTCAGCCAGCCCTTACCCACCCATCAGCACGCTGCACAGAGAGAGGGGACGCAGGGCTGGAAGGAGACCGACCACTCACAAGAGTGCAGAGAGCCATGTGGCCAACCTGAAGGGCCAGACTGAAGATAAAAGTGTAGAGGAGAGTCCGGGAGCCACATCtggggaggagaaagaggtggAGGCAAAAGGGGACGTGGGGGAGGAGTGTACCAACAGCAAGGGGCTTCATCAAGCAAAGATAGACTCTGAGCTCGCCACAGGAAGCAGAAAGAACTACAAAGAGGGGGAGCCAGGCCTGCGTAAAGCCTGTGTGAACAGTCAAGATGGGTGCTCAGATGTGGCAAACAGCGGCACAAATGATAAAGACATATCCAGTCAATGTTCAGCTTTCCAGGAGAAATTCATGTATCCCTCTGCTGGTGGGGCACTCACAGGCTTACCTTACATGTTCCCAGTCCCCGGAAATGGTTTCCTTCCACCTG gTCCACCCAATCTCTTTCTAAATGGTGATGAGGTGTCTGAAGACATCAGGAAGTGGACAGTGAATGATGTTTACAACTTCATCAATGGTATACCAACATGTTCAGAATATGCTCAG ACATTCAAGGACCACATGATTGATGGGGAGACGCTGCCTCTCCTGTCAGAGGAGCATCTACTGGACACACTGGGGCTCAAGCTGGGACCAGCTCTGAAGATCCGCTCACAG GTGTCCAGGCGTCTGGGCAACATGTTGTACATGACGAACCTGCCACTCTCCACTGGCACCCTGCAGGCCACTCCAGAGAAGCCCGGGGACCGCTCACCGGAGATCGGCTCCCCTGTTAACTGCAACAGTGAGGAGATGTTGGCGAGCCCGGGAGACCCCGATGTCCTCAAAGCCACAGAGCACCTTCACGAGGCAGAAAACAACTCCCCTCCGTCTGCCAGCAGTGAGACAGTCTGA
- the sec62 gene encoding translocation protein SEC62, with protein MAERRRHKKRIQEVSEPTKEEKAVAKYLRFNCPTKSTNMMGHRVDYFIASKAVDCLLDSKWAKAKKGEEALFTTRESVLDYCNRLLKKQFFHRALKVMKKKPEKDIKKEKEKEEKKEKEKEKTKGDSSKEEEKKGKKEKEKKKESEPVETKKEKSDESPGTPKKKKEVKKKFKLEPHEDQLFIDGNEVYVWIYDPVHFKTFAMGLILVIAVIAATLFPLWPAEMRVGVYYLSVAAGCFVASILLLAVARCILFLIIWLVTGGRHHFWFLPNLTADVGFIDSFRPLYTHEYKGPRASNKKGSDKTDEKDGGSSTKAQKSDSDEKSDSEKKDGDDEEEEEEEESKETAPEESKEAEGEGTDRHSDTDSDRREDEGSQHSNGNDFEMITREELEQHTEEDEEEEEEEEEEEEEEEDETRQRKEGGGNETKPQTAET; from the exons ATGGCGGAGCGCAGGAGGCACAAGAAACGGATCCAG GAGGTCAGCGAGCCCACCAAGGAGGAGAAGGCGGTGGCCAAGTACCTCCGATTCAACTGCCCCACCAAGTCCACAAACATGATGGGCCACCGAGTCGATTACTTTATTG CCTCCAAGGCAGTGGACTGTCTGCTGGACTCCAAGTGGGCCAAGGCTAAGAAGGGAGAGGAGGCTCTGTTCACCACCAGGGAGTCTGTGTTGGACTACTGCAACAG GCTCCTGAAGAAGCAGTTCTTCCACCGGGCCCTCaaagtgatgaagaaaaaaCCAGAGAAAGACatcaagaaagagaaagagaaagaagagaagaaagagaaggagaaagagaagaccAAGGGCGACAgcagcaaagaggaagagaaaaaagggaagaaggaaaaagagaagaagaaagagtcTGAGCCTGTTGAAACCAAGAAAGAGAAGAGC gaTGAAAGTCCTGGAACccccaagaagaagaaagaggtgaagaagaagTTTAAACTGGAGCCGCATGAGGATCAGCTGTTCATTGATGGAAatgag GTGTACGTGTGGATTTACGATCCTGTCCATTTCAAGACGTTTGCCATGGGACTGATCCTGG TCATTGCGGTGATAGCAGCCACGTTGTTCCCACTGTGGCCAGCAGAAATGCGTGTAGGAGTTTACTACCTAAGTGTTGCAGCAGGCTGCTTCGTGGCCAGTATATTGCTTCTCGCTGTTG cCCGCTGCATCCTTTTCCTGATCATCTGGCTGGTGACGGGCGGGCGCCACCACTTCTGGTTCCTGCCAAACTTGACAGCCGACGTCGGCTTCATCGACTCGTTCAGGCCGCTCTACACTCACGAGTACAAAGGGCCACGAGCCAGCAACAAGAAGGGCTCTGACAAAACTGACGAGAAGGACGGCGGCTCCTCCACCAAGGCTCAGAAGTCAGACAGCGACGAGAAGTCAGACAGCGAGAAGAAGGACGgcgatgatgaggaggaggaggaagaggaagagagcaaagagaCGGCGCCAGAGGAGAGTAAAGAAGCGGAGGGGGAGGGAACGGATCGCCACTCGGACACAGACAGCGACCGCCGGGAGGACGAGGGCTCGCAGCACAGCAACGGAAACGACTTTGAGATGATCACcagggaggagctggagcagcacacggaggaggacgaagaagaagaagaagaagaagaggaggaagaggaggaggaggaggacgagacGCGACAGAGGAAAGAAGGGGGCGGGAATGAGACTAAACCCCAGACTGCTGAAACATAA